The Candidatus Limnocylindrales bacterium genomic interval TTGTTTTTTACTGGCTCGGGTCGAGACTCGACCTGACATGAGTTTGCCATTCAAGTCGATATGCCGAGGTACGGTAATAGCCAACGCATTAAAACAACATAGGCTACAATAAACAGCATTGATCCCAGCCATTCAGTCATGTTCAATATCCTCCTTAACCCCTATAGAGCTTTTCGTTTGTTCTAATAGCAATACGCTTTCTTTCGGATGCCGAGGTAATCAATGACATCTTGGTCGCATCTATCTTAGTATATTTATTATACTCTCCTGTTTTGGTTTATTCAAGCTTAGCTAAAGCAGATTTATTTACAACAAGCTTTTATGAGTACGGGCGTAAGGCATTACGCCCCTACGCGGAATGGGTCATGGGTCTCGGCTCAGTAATCACATGTGTCTGGGCAGGTTCAGATTTTTGTAATCCTTGCTTCTTTCTCTTGCTCAGATAGTAAAATATGGGTACGGTCATACGAGATAACAATAATGAAGCGACTTCTCCGGCCATGAGTGAGATGGCTAAGCCTTGAAAGATAGGATCAAAAAGCATAACGGCGGAGCCGACAATGACTGCTGCTGCCGTCAGCATCATGGGACGGAAGCGAACGGCTCCAGCATCTACAACCGCATCAGCAAGGGACATACCTTGCTGTAGTCGGAGTTCAACAAAATCAACCAGGATAATGGAGTTCCGCACGACGATTCCGGCTCCAGCAATGAACCCAATCATGGAAGTTGCCGTGAAAAAGGCATCCCATAATCCATGGGCAGGTAATATCCCAACCAGGGAGAAAGGGATTGCAGTCATAATGGTAATCGGGGTTTTGAAGGATTGAAACCAGCCGACTACTAAAATGTAGATGAGAATCAGCACTGCCGCAAACGCTAAACCGAGATCTCGAAACACCTCATAGGTGATGTGCCATTCCCCATCCCACTTCATAGCAAACTTGTCTGTAATAAAAGGTTGCTGTGCGACATAACGTTCGAGTCCATATCCTTCAGGTAATCTCAACTGATCGAGAGCTTCGTTGAGTTTGAGAATAGCATAAACTGGACTCTCCTCTTGCCCGGCAACATCACCGGTTACATAAACTACGGGCATCAGATTCTTGTGATAGATACTCTTGTCAGCCACTTGCTGTTCGATCCGTACCAATGCACTCAAGGGAACAAGGTTTCCTTGTTGGCCTAAGACCTTGATATGCTTCAAATCCTCCACACTGGAACGCTCTTCTCGGGGTAATCGGAGCAGTATAGGAACATCCTCCTTCTCTTGTGGTTGATGCAATAAGCCGATCTTTGTTCCTTCCAAAGCAATTCGGAGCGTGGTGGCAATCTGTTCAGTTGATATACCATTTAAAGTGGCTTTCTCTTTGTCGACAACCCAACGATATTTGACCTGATCATCCTCGACATACCAATCCACATCCACAACGCCTTCAGTCTTATCAAAAATATCTCGGATCTGACGGGCGATTTCTATCTGACGTTGATAATCTGGACCGTAAACTTCAGCAACTAATGTTTGAAGGACCGGTGGGCCAGGTGGAACTTCAGAGACTTTTATTCGAGCCTGATATTTAGCAGCTATCCGTTGGAGATCTGGACGTACTCGCTTCGCAATATCATGACTTTGTGCCTTTCGCTCACTTTTGGACGTAAGATTAACCTGAATATCCGCTACGTTAGAACCACGTCGCAAGAAGTAATGACGAACGAGACCGTTGAAATTGTAAGGGGAGGCTGTGCCAATATACATTTGATAATTGACCACTTCAGGTACAGTCCGGATATAATCTCCCAGCTCGTAGGTCACGCTGGCTGTTTCTTCAAGAGTCGTTCCCTCGGGCATATCAATAATCACTTGAAATTCACTTTTGTTATCAAATGGCAACATTTTTACACGAACCCATTTAACTGCTAAAAGTGACAAAGAAGCCAATAGTAACATAACAACGATAGCTAAAAATCCGTAGCGCCAGAGAGGATTGTGAACGAGCCGGGTCATCACACGACGATAAAGTTGCGTAGACCATCCCTCCTCTGCATGAATAGTTCCTCCCTCTCGTTTAAGCAGACGCAAACTAGCCCATGGCGTTACAATGAAAGCAACAAGGAGTGAGAATATCATCGCTGCAGACGCCCCTACTGGAATCGGGCGCATATACGGCCCCATTAACCCTCGAACAAAGGCCATAGGAATAATAGCACTAATTACGGCAAAGGTAGCCAGGATGGTAGGATTTCCTACCTCGTCCACAGCTTCGACAGCAATATCCAACATTGAGCGTCCATGATTTTGCGGTAAATGATAATGACGGACTATATTCTCCACAACAACAATAGCATCGTCTACTAAAATACCGATGGAGAAAATTAAAGCGAAAAGCGTAATACGATTGAGGGTATAGCCATAAAGGTAGAAAACCGTCAGAGTTAAAGCCAGGGTGACAGGAATAGCAATAGCTACAATGCCAGACTCGCGTAATCCAATCGTTAACCAAATCAAAGCTGAAACGGAGATAATAGCAATAAACATGTGGAACAGTAACTCATTGGATTTCTCCTGAGCTGTTTCACCATAGTTGCGCGTAATAGAAACCTGGACTTCGCCCGGGATCAATGTTCCCTTTAAGTGGTTCACTTTTTCAATAACCTGATCAGCTATCTTAATGGCATTAGTTCCCTTACGTTTTGCAATTGAGATAGTAACAGCCGGATAAACCGATTTTAATTCAGATTTTGAACCCTTCGACCTTTCAGAGGTATTCAAGATGCCACTTTCGACTTTGGATTCTGAACTTTGTTGACTGGACGCAGGTCCTATGCCGAACAGCACATAATCGGTAGGTTCCTCAGGACCGTCTTCTATTTTAGCTATATCACGCAAATAAACAGGTCGGTTGTTGGCGACACTCACAACTACCTTGCCGACTTCTTCAGAAGTTGTCAAAAATCCCCCTGCCTCGACCAGAAATTCTCGATTACCAGAAGAAAAACTACCTGATTGCAGTTGTTGGTTCGCCTGCTCCAATATGGGAACAACAACTGCTGGAGCGAGATGATAAGCGGCCATCTTCGCATCATCAAGGGTGACCAGAACTTGCCGCCGTTGACCCCCAATGATTTTCACTTCTGAGACATCGCTAATCTCTTTAATTTGATCATGAACCTGAGCCGCTATGCGTCGTAGCATAAAGTGGTCATAACGATCACTCCAAAGCGTCAGGGCCAGTATAGGGACATCATCAATCGAGCGTGGCTTGATAAGCGGTTGGCTTGCACCGGGAGGGATCAAGTCAAAGTTAGCGAACATCTTTTGATTAAGCCGCACAATACTATTCTCTTCATCCTCACCCACATAAAACCGGACTATCGCCAAAGCATAACCTGGTGCCGAAGTCGAATAAATATACTCAACCCCAGGAATTTCCCAGAGCAGCTTCTCCATGGGTTTAGTTATACGTTCCTCGACTTCCTTAGCCGATGCCCCGGGCATTTGTACAAAGACATCAATCATCGGCACTATGATTTGTGGTTCTTCTTCTCGTGGGA includes:
- a CDS encoding efflux RND transporter permease subunit, translated to MREKLGLAGKVAQAFIDSKLTPLIIVASILLGIGAVLLLPREEEPQIIVPMIDVFVQMPGASAKEVEERITKPMEKLLWEIPGVEYIYSTSAPGYALAIVRFYVGEDEENSIVRLNQKMFANFDLIPPGASQPLIKPRSIDDVPILALTLWSDRYDHFMLRRIAAQVHDQIKEISDVSEVKIIGGQRRQVLVTLDDAKMAAYHLAPAVVVPILEQANQQLQSGSFSSGNREFLVEAGGFLTTSEEVGKVVVSVANNRPVYLRDIAKIEDGPEEPTDYVLFGIGPASSQQSSESKVESGILNTSERSKGSKSELKSVYPAVTISIAKRKGTNAIKIADQVIEKVNHLKGTLIPGEVQVSITRNYGETAQEKSNELLFHMFIAIISVSALIWLTIGLRESGIVAIAIPVTLALTLTVFYLYGYTLNRITLFALIFSIGILVDDAIVVVENIVRHYHLPQNHGRSMLDIAVEAVDEVGNPTILATFAVISAIIPMAFVRGLMGPYMRPIPVGASAAMIFSLLVAFIVTPWASLRLLKREGGTIHAEEGWSTQLYRRVMTRLVHNPLWRYGFLAIVVMLLLASLSLLAVKWVRVKMLPFDNKSEFQVIIDMPEGTTLEETASVTYELGDYIRTVPEVVNYQMYIGTASPYNFNGLVRHYFLRRGSNVADIQVNLTSKSERKAQSHDIAKRVRPDLQRIAAKYQARIKVSEVPPGPPVLQTLVAEVYGPDYQRQIEIARQIRDIFDKTEGVVDVDWYVEDDQVKYRWVVDKEKATLNGISTEQIATTLRIALEGTKIGLLHQPQEKEDVPILLRLPREERSSVEDLKHIKVLGQQGNLVPLSALVRIEQQVADKSIYHKNLMPVVYVTGDVAGQEESPVYAILKLNEALDQLRLPEGYGLERYVAQQPFITDKFAMKWDGEWHITYEVFRDLGLAFAAVLILIYILVVGWFQSFKTPITIMTAIPFSLVGILPAHGLWDAFFTATSMIGFIAGAGIVVRNSIILVDFVELRLQQGMSLADAVVDAGAVRFRPMMLTAAAVIVGSAVMLFDPIFQGLAISLMAGEVASLLLSRMTVPIFYYLSKRKKQGLQKSEPAQTHVITEPRPMTHSA